In [Leptolyngbya] sp. PCC 7376, a genomic segment contains:
- a CDS encoding TetR/AcrR family transcriptional regulator, producing the protein MVKKKENSKLGKQDWINLGLKVLSESGVAAVRVEPLAKLLEVTKGSFYWHFKNRAELLDALIDAWIANDTDGIIEQVEREKGDASAKLLRLFELAVQDDGQVENAIRAWARNEPQVAVVLKDVDQRRFDYTKNLFLELDFTPFEATTRARMVYYSLVGEFTLGARTNQEERLAEIRLQHKILTHRDLD; encoded by the coding sequence ATGGTCAAAAAAAAAGAGAATTCTAAACTTGGTAAGCAAGACTGGATTAACTTGGGATTGAAGGTTCTATCCGAAAGTGGAGTTGCTGCCGTGCGAGTTGAACCCCTTGCGAAGTTACTAGAGGTAACGAAAGGGAGTTTCTACTGGCATTTCAAAAATCGTGCAGAGCTTCTGGATGCGCTTATTGATGCTTGGATTGCGAATGATACGGATGGAATTATTGAACAGGTTGAGCGAGAAAAAGGTGATGCTTCTGCCAAGCTATTACGCCTATTTGAATTGGCTGTCCAAGATGACGGTCAGGTAGAAAATGCAATACGGGCTTGGGCAAGGAATGAACCACAAGTGGCTGTGGTTCTTAAGGATGTCGATCAACGGCGTTTTGATTACACAAAAAATCTTTTCTTAGAACTTGATTTTACTCCCTTTGAAGCAACCACACGTGCTCGCATGGTTTATTATTCTTTAGTTGGAGAATTTACCTTAGGGGCTCGAACTAATCAAGAAGAAAGATTAGCTGAAATTCGATTGCAACATAAAATTCTGACACATAGAGATTTAGATTAA
- the thrS gene encoding threonine--tRNA ligase, with the protein MAEANGDQHEPMKLPKTSESENLKRIRHTASHVMAMAVQTIFPDAQVTIGPWTENGFYYDFDKEEPFTDKDLKTIKKEMVKIIKKKYPVVREEVSREEAEKRIKAINEPYKLEILEGLEAPITLYHLEDKWWDLCAGPHVETTGELNPKAIALESVAGAYWRGDENNQQLQRIYGTAWETPEQLKEYKRRKEEALKRDHRKLGKDLGLFVFSDQVGPGLPLWTPKGTLIRSTLENFLKGEQTKRGYQGVVTPHIARVDLFKVSGHWQNYREDMFPMMAEDDEARAMEQGFVMKPMNCPFHIQIYKDQLRSYRDLPMRLAEFGTVYRYEQSGELGGLTRVRGFTVDDSHLFVTPDQLEKEFFNVVDLILTVFKSLQLKNFKARLSFRDPNSDKYIGSDEVWEKAQSAIRNAVTSLDMEHFEAEGEAAFYGPKLDFIFQDVLEREWQLGTVQVDYNLPERFELEYVSEDGDRQRPVMIHRAPFGSLERLIGILIEEYAGDFPLWLAPEQVRILAVGDDFLPYAKEKAAELQALGIRAMADTSGDRLGKLVRNAEKQKIPVMAVAGAKELEANSLSIRTRASGELGALPMAEVTQRLVEANTNHTNF; encoded by the coding sequence ATGGCTGAAGCGAATGGTGATCAACATGAACCCATGAAACTTCCGAAAACCAGTGAGTCGGAGAATCTTAAGCGTATTCGTCACACAGCATCCCACGTGATGGCTATGGCGGTACAGACGATTTTTCCTGATGCGCAGGTGACCATTGGTCCTTGGACAGAGAACGGTTTTTACTACGACTTTGATAAAGAGGAACCCTTTACGGACAAAGATCTCAAAACCATCAAGAAAGAGATGGTCAAGATCATTAAGAAGAAATATCCTGTGGTGCGCGAAGAGGTTTCCCGTGAGGAAGCGGAAAAGCGTATCAAAGCAATTAATGAGCCGTACAAACTAGAAATTCTTGAGGGTTTGGAAGCGCCAATTACGCTTTATCATCTCGAAGATAAGTGGTGGGATCTTTGTGCTGGCCCCCACGTAGAAACGACTGGTGAGCTAAATCCTAAGGCGATCGCCCTAGAGTCTGTGGCGGGTGCATACTGGCGTGGTGATGAAAATAATCAACAGCTGCAGCGCATCTATGGCACAGCTTGGGAAACCCCTGAACAGCTCAAAGAATATAAACGCCGTAAGGAGGAAGCCCTCAAGCGTGATCACCGCAAACTAGGTAAAGATCTCGGTCTGTTTGTTTTTTCTGATCAAGTTGGCCCGGGTCTTCCTCTTTGGACTCCGAAAGGAACCTTAATTCGTTCTACTCTGGAAAATTTCCTCAAGGGCGAGCAAACTAAGCGCGGTTATCAAGGGGTTGTCACGCCTCATATTGCACGGGTTGATCTCTTTAAAGTGTCTGGTCACTGGCAAAACTATCGCGAAGATATGTTCCCTATGATGGCGGAAGACGATGAAGCGCGGGCAATGGAACAGGGCTTTGTGATGAAGCCTATGAACTGTCCTTTCCACATCCAAATCTATAAGGATCAATTGCGTTCCTACCGTGATTTGCCGATGCGTTTGGCGGAATTTGGCACGGTTTATCGGTATGAACAATCCGGTGAATTGGGTGGTCTAACGCGGGTGCGCGGTTTTACAGTGGATGATTCGCACTTGTTTGTGACACCCGACCAGCTCGAAAAAGAATTTTTTAATGTTGTCGATTTGATTTTGACAGTCTTTAAGAGTCTGCAACTCAAGAATTTCAAAGCGCGTTTGAGTTTCCGTGACCCCAACTCTGACAAATATATTGGTTCGGATGAGGTTTGGGAAAAGGCTCAGAGCGCAATCCGTAATGCGGTGACTAGTCTTGATATGGAGCATTTTGAGGCTGAGGGAGAGGCCGCATTCTATGGTCCGAAACTCGACTTTATTTTCCAGGATGTCCTAGAGCGGGAATGGCAACTCGGGACGGTGCAGGTTGACTATAATCTCCCCGAACGGTTCGAGCTGGAATATGTCTCTGAGGATGGCGATCGCCAACGTCCTGTGATGATTCACCGTGCGCCCTTTGGCTCTTTGGAGCGTCTCATCGGTATTCTCATCGAGGAATATGCAGGAGATTTCCCACTGTGGCTCGCACCGGAGCAAGTTCGAATCTTAGCGGTAGGTGACGATTTCCTTCCCTATGCCAAAGAAAAAGCAGCTGAACTTCAAGCCCTCGGTATTCGTGCGATGGCTGATACATCTGGCGATCGCCTCGGCAAATTAGTCCGTAATGCTGAGAAACAGAAGATTCCTGTCATGGCAGTAGCTGGGGCAAAAGAATTAGAAGCGAATAGCTTGAGTATTCGTACTCGTGCATCGGGAGAACTTGGTGCATTACCGATGGCTGAAGTGACCCAGCGTTTAGTAGAAGCTAACACCAACCATACCAATTTCTAA
- a CDS encoding Uma2 family endonuclease, which yields MVALKDFQYLTPEEYLTWEAESSIKHEYINGGAYAMDGTTDEHNVIIGNLYLLLRNHLRDSDYSVYFADVKMRVERKNCYITIQIYLSLVIRKTKTLRLSNISQSGVAE from the coding sequence ATGGTCGCTCTGAAAGATTTTCAGTATCTTACTCCCGAAGAATATTTGACATGGGAAGCGGAAAGCTCCATCAAACACGAATATATCAATGGTGGAGCCTATGCAATGGACGGAACGACCGACGAACACAATGTAATCATTGGTAATTTATATTTATTGCTCCGGAATCATCTGCGAGATTCTGATTACAGCGTGTATTTCGCCGATGTCAAGATGCGGGTTGAGCGGAAAAATTGTTATATTACTATCCAGATTTATTTGTCACTTGTAATCCGGAAGACAAAGACACTGCGACTATCAAATATTTCCCAAAGCGGCGTTGCAGAATAG
- the crtE gene encoding geranylgeranyl pyrophosphate/diphosphate synthase/geranyltranstransferaseCrtE: protein MVVDAKAQGFSLERYLKEKKAIVETALDQSIVTAEPVTVYEAMRYSLLAGGKRLRPILCLAACNMLGGTTEMAMNTACALEMIHTMSLIHDDLPSMDNDDLRRGKPTNHKVYGEDIAILAGDGLLSYAFEYVARTQGVPADRLLQVVIRLGQAVGAEGLVGGQVVDLQSEGKTDVSIETLNFIHTHKTGALLEVCVTSGAILAGAENAKIQKLQKYAQNIGLTFQIIDDILDITATQEELGKTAGKDLDAQKVTYPSLWGLEKSRSEAQRLTDEAIASLEDYGASAAPLKALAEYIINRKN, encoded by the coding sequence ATGGTAGTAGACGCTAAGGCACAGGGATTTTCTCTGGAACGGTATCTCAAGGAAAAAAAGGCGATCGTTGAAACCGCCCTCGATCAATCAATCGTGACCGCAGAGCCCGTCACTGTCTACGAAGCGATGCGCTATTCCCTATTGGCAGGTGGAAAACGGCTCAGACCAATTTTGTGTTTAGCGGCCTGCAATATGTTGGGGGGCACAACCGAAATGGCGATGAATACTGCCTGTGCCCTGGAGATGATTCACACCATGTCCCTTATCCATGATGATTTACCCTCCATGGATAATGACGATCTCCGACGTGGCAAACCGACCAACCATAAAGTTTATGGTGAAGATATTGCAATTTTGGCTGGTGATGGCCTTCTCTCCTACGCTTTCGAATATGTCGCTCGTACCCAAGGCGTTCCCGCAGACCGACTCCTACAAGTGGTTATTCGTTTGGGACAGGCTGTTGGTGCAGAGGGTCTTGTTGGTGGTCAAGTTGTTGATCTTCAATCTGAAGGAAAAACGGATGTTTCCATCGAAACGCTGAATTTCATTCATACTCACAAAACAGGTGCACTGCTTGAGGTTTGTGTGACATCCGGCGCAATTCTGGCGGGAGCGGAAAATGCAAAAATTCAGAAGCTACAAAAATACGCTCAGAATATCGGTCTAACGTTCCAAATTATTGATGATATTCTCGACATTACAGCGACTCAAGAGGAGCTTGGTAAAACAGCTGGCAAAGATCTAGATGCTCAGAAAGTGACTTACCCAAGTTTGTGGGGCTTAGAAAAATCTCGTTCGGAAGCACAACGACTAACTGATGAGGCGATCGCCTCCCTAGAAGACTACGGAGCAAGCGCTGCACCCTTAAAAGCCCTTGCTGAATACATTATTAACCGCAAAAATTGA
- a CDS encoding ester cyclase, with protein MSIEQNRMIALRFATEGWGTSPNWREVWDELMADDVVYHFNSSAEPIVGLEANKEFNTDLFQGFPDLHNAIHDVIVEGNKVVYHSTLKGTNTGSFLGVPPTGKVVEIHDFTLLSLSGGKISEWWYDCNLLEVMQQLGLVPDESA; from the coding sequence ATGTCTATCGAACAAAATCGGATGATCGCCCTTCGATTTGCAACAGAGGGTTGGGGGACAAGTCCTAACTGGCGAGAAGTTTGGGATGAGCTAATGGCAGATGATGTGGTGTATCACTTCAATAGTTCAGCAGAGCCAATTGTTGGTTTGGAAGCGAATAAAGAATTTAATACTGATTTATTCCAAGGTTTTCCAGATCTCCATAATGCTATTCACGATGTGATTGTGGAAGGCAATAAGGTTGTTTATCACTCAACTTTAAAAGGCACAAATACAGGTTCTTTTTTAGGTGTGCCACCGACAGGAAAAGTTGTGGAAATCCATGACTTTACACTACTCAGTCTTTCTGGTGGGAAAATTTCAGAATGGTGGTATGACTGTAATTTACTGGAAGTGATGCAGCAACTGGGTTTAGTGCCAGATGAGTCGGCATAA
- a CDS encoding mechanosensitive ion channel family protein produces MDFGIRFLVALIVLAIGLLVAKVLRNLIKAIMSKAKVDMTITNFVGNLTYIACIALLVVVVLEQIGIATTSFVAVLGAAGLALGLAMQGSLSNFASGFLLVIFRPFKIGDRIEAGGVEGEVEEISLLTTSLTASDNRKIIIPNSKIYNDNIINFSAYPTSRIDFKFTISYDDSIDKAKQIFADVIAKENRILKEPKSKCVVTELSNRGVEFKVKVWVDNYNYGKVRAEINEQVKKEFDRKGLTIPYSHPDAYMYSLQKLRKMFF; encoded by the coding sequence ATGGATTTCGGCATTCGCTTTCTCGTTGCCCTAATTGTCTTAGCCATTGGCTTACTGGTTGCCAAAGTACTACGCAATCTCATTAAAGCAATCATGTCGAAGGCAAAAGTTGACATGACGATTACCAACTTTGTTGGAAATCTGACCTATATTGCCTGCATTGCTTTACTTGTCGTCGTCGTTCTAGAACAAATTGGCATTGCAACCACCTCCTTTGTCGCTGTTTTGGGTGCTGCTGGTCTAGCGCTCGGTTTGGCGATGCAGGGTTCCCTCAGTAATTTCGCCTCTGGATTTTTGCTAGTAATCTTTCGTCCCTTTAAGATTGGCGATCGCATTGAAGCCGGAGGAGTAGAAGGAGAAGTTGAAGAAATATCTTTATTAACGACCTCATTAACGGCCTCAGATAATCGCAAAATTATCATTCCAAATAGCAAGATTTATAACGACAATATTATTAATTTCTCTGCTTATCCCACGAGTCGTATCGATTTTAAATTTACGATTAGCTACGACGATAGTATCGATAAGGCTAAACAAATTTTTGCGGATGTAATTGCAAAAGAGAATCGAATTTTAAAAGAGCCTAAATCAAAATGCGTTGTTACAGAATTATCCAATCGCGGCGTGGAATTTAAAGTAAAAGTCTGGGTGGACAACTATAACTATGGTAAAGTTCGTGCTGAGATTAATGAACAGGTGAAAAAGGAATTTGATCGTAAAGGTTTAACGATTCCCTATTCTCATCCTGATGCCTACATGTATTCATTACAGAAGCTACGCAAAATGTTTTTCTAG
- a CDS encoding methylglyoxal synthase translates to MSICVALIAHDSKKNDMVGLAKKYESILGRYRLVATGNTGEQILNATGLEVECLATAVNGGVLQIAAKVVSGEIAGVIFLMDALTPQPYEPDLQALIRVCNLYDIPLATNLSIAELSIQAIAKRREAYLIFNPVAGQGNPDQDLAQIRNILEPQVNLHVIFTKPDIDPVDQAKEAVAAIQKLQANNDQGCIIASGGDGTVSAIAGVTIETDIPLGVIPRGTANAFAVALGLPTNLKRACETIAAGNTRKVDAAYCNDIPMVLLAGVGFEAGMVNNANRELKNRLGSLAYILSGAQQFFTQEDFNATIELDGEVLDIKTGAVTVANAAPSTSVMAQGFGSVIPDDGLLEVTIPASNNLLQGLNSSLTLLASALVKTKVEDEALICIRTDRVKVTTDPPQQLVVDGEILEANPIEFTCVPKGLTVFTPLQTV, encoded by the coding sequence ATGTCGATATGTGTTGCGCTAATTGCCCATGACAGCAAGAAAAATGACATGGTGGGACTGGCGAAAAAGTATGAGTCTATTCTTGGGCGTTACAGACTTGTTGCCACGGGTAATACTGGGGAACAGATTCTCAATGCCACAGGTTTAGAAGTTGAATGTTTAGCCACTGCGGTCAATGGTGGTGTGTTGCAGATTGCGGCCAAGGTGGTTTCTGGGGAAATTGCGGGCGTTATTTTTCTGATGGATGCGCTTACGCCGCAGCCCTATGAGCCGGATCTCCAAGCTTTGATTCGGGTTTGCAATCTCTATGACATTCCCCTCGCCACAAACCTTTCTATTGCGGAATTATCGATTCAGGCGATCGCCAAACGTCGGGAAGCATATTTGATTTTCAATCCAGTGGCAGGACAGGGCAATCCAGATCAAGATTTGGCACAGATTCGCAATATTTTGGAGCCTCAAGTTAATCTCCATGTGATTTTCACAAAGCCTGATATTGATCCTGTTGACCAGGCAAAGGAAGCGGTTGCAGCTATCCAAAAACTTCAAGCCAATAATGATCAAGGTTGCATTATTGCCTCCGGTGGTGATGGGACTGTATCGGCGATCGCCGGGGTGACCATAGAGACAGACATTCCTTTGGGAGTGATACCGCGCGGGACGGCTAATGCTTTTGCTGTGGCGTTGGGTTTACCCACAAATCTAAAGCGCGCCTGTGAAACCATTGCTGCCGGAAATACACGCAAGGTGGATGCGGCTTATTGTAATGACATTCCGATGGTGTTGTTGGCAGGCGTGGGATTTGAGGCAGGGATGGTGAATAATGCCAACCGCGAACTCAAAAATCGTTTGGGTAGTCTCGCCTATATTTTGTCGGGAGCACAGCAATTTTTCACGCAGGAAGATTTCAATGCAACTATCGAATTAGACGGTGAAGTTTTAGATATTAAAACTGGGGCAGTGACCGTGGCAAATGCGGCTCCATCCACATCGGTAATGGCGCAAGGATTTGGGAGCGTAATTCCGGATGATGGCCTGCTGGAAGTCACAATCCCGGCTTCCAATAACCTCTTACAAGGTCTCAACTCATCTCTAACGCTATTAGCTTCAGCTCTCGTAAAGACTAAAGTTGAAGATGAAGCTTTGATTTGTATCCGCACAGATCGCGTCAAAGTTACGACTGATCCACCACAGCAACTTGTCGTCGATGGGGAAATCTTAGAAGCAAACCCCATCGAATTCACTTGTGTCCCAAAAGGATTAACCGTATTTACTCCTCTCCAAACTGTTTAA
- the uvrA gene encoding excinuclease ABC subunit UvrA: MSKSDQIRIRGARQHNLKNVDLDLPRNQLIVFTGVSGSGKSSLAFDTIFAEGQRRYVESLSAYARQFLGQLDKPDVDAIEGLSPAISIDQKSTSHNPRSTVGTVTEIADYLRLLFGRAGEPHCPKCDRPIAPQTIDEMCDRVLGLPDKTKFQLLAPIVRHQKGTHKKTLSSIASEGFARVRVNGETRELSDSIKLDKNQHHNIEIVVDRLVKKDGIEERLADSLATCLKHSEGTAIVDLVGTDEQIIFSENFACPEHGAVIEELSPRLFSFNSPYGACSACHGLGSHRRFSADLVIPDPKQPLYAAIAPWSEKENTYYLSLLYNLGQNFGFEIQTPWEKLSEEHREILLNGSEESIWFEEESRYGSGKGYYRHYSGILKLLDRNYKDTSSDAIKSKLEKYLVNQPCEVCHGKRLKPEALSVRLGQYNIDELTSVSIRDCLKHVDELELSDRQKLIGELALKEIRARLKFLLDVGLDYLTLDRAAMTLSGGEAQRIRLATQIGAGLTGVLYVLDEPSIGLHQRDNERLLKTLQKLRDLGNTLIVVEHDEDTMRAADHIIDIGPKAGVHGGDIVFAGTFNKFLKNKKSLTAAYLSGQRKIETPEERREGNGGKLVLTNCRKNNLQGVDVEIPLGKLVCVTGVSGSGKSTLMNELLYPALQHSLNKNIPFPKDLDAVKGLKSIDKVIVIDQSPIGRTPRSNPATYTGIFDPIRTLFAEAVEAKTRGYKKGRFSFNVKGGRCEACSGQGVNVIEMNFLPDVYVQCDVCKGARYNRETLQVKFKGYSIADVLNMTVEEALGVFENITAAANRLQTLMDVGLNYVKLGQPAPTLSGGEAQRVKLASELSRRATGKTLYLIDEPTTGLSFYDVHHLLNVLQRLVDKGNSVLVIEHNLDVIRCSDWLIDLGPEGGDRGGEIITVGTPEDVIKCKRSHTAKFLKPLLSSVGE, from the coding sequence ATGAGCAAGTCCGATCAAATCCGCATCCGTGGCGCAAGGCAGCACAACTTAAAAAATGTGGATCTTGATTTACCTCGTAACCAGTTAATTGTGTTCACTGGGGTGTCAGGTTCGGGTAAGTCGTCGCTGGCATTTGACACAATTTTTGCGGAGGGACAACGGCGTTATGTAGAGTCCCTCAGTGCCTACGCGCGGCAATTTTTAGGACAACTGGATAAGCCCGATGTCGATGCCATTGAAGGCTTGAGTCCGGCGATCTCCATCGACCAAAAATCAACCTCCCACAATCCCCGCTCTACGGTGGGCACAGTCACCGAAATTGCGGATTATTTACGTTTGTTGTTTGGACGAGCAGGTGAACCCCACTGTCCTAAGTGCGATCGCCCCATTGCTCCCCAAACTATCGATGAAATGTGTGATCGCGTTTTAGGATTGCCTGATAAAACAAAATTTCAATTACTTGCACCTATCGTTCGCCATCAAAAAGGAACCCACAAAAAGACCCTTTCGAGTATTGCTTCAGAAGGTTTTGCCCGCGTACGAGTAAATGGTGAAACCCGTGAATTGAGTGACAGTATCAAACTCGATAAAAATCAACACCACAATATTGAAATTGTTGTTGATCGTCTCGTAAAAAAAGATGGCATTGAAGAACGTTTAGCCGATTCTCTCGCCACTTGCTTAAAGCATTCCGAAGGCACAGCGATTGTCGATTTAGTTGGCACAGATGAGCAAATTATTTTCTCCGAGAATTTCGCTTGTCCCGAACATGGTGCGGTGATCGAAGAGTTATCACCTCGGCTCTTTTCCTTTAATTCCCCCTATGGTGCTTGTTCAGCCTGCCATGGTTTGGGGAGCCACCGACGTTTTTCTGCTGACCTCGTTATTCCCGATCCAAAACAACCCCTCTACGCGGCGATCGCCCCATGGTCTGAAAAAGAAAATACCTATTACTTATCGCTACTTTATAACCTCGGTCAAAACTTTGGCTTTGAGATCCAAACTCCGTGGGAAAAACTCAGCGAAGAGCATCGCGAAATTTTGCTGAATGGTTCCGAAGAATCGATTTGGTTTGAGGAAGAATCTCGTTACGGTTCAGGCAAAGGTTATTATCGCCATTATTCTGGCATTCTCAAGCTCCTAGACCGTAACTATAAAGACACCAGTTCCGATGCAATTAAATCGAAGCTCGAAAAATATTTAGTTAACCAGCCCTGCGAAGTGTGCCATGGTAAGCGGCTAAAACCCGAGGCCTTATCTGTTCGATTAGGACAATACAACATTGATGAGTTAACCAGTGTCTCCATTCGAGATTGTCTCAAACACGTCGATGAACTGGAATTAAGCGATCGCCAAAAATTAATTGGTGAGCTTGCCTTAAAAGAAATCCGTGCCCGCCTGAAGTTTTTACTAGATGTTGGTCTAGATTATTTGACCCTTGATCGCGCAGCAATGACTCTTTCCGGTGGTGAAGCACAACGAATTCGCTTGGCAACACAAATTGGTGCAGGATTGACGGGCGTTCTCTACGTTTTAGATGAGCCAAGTATTGGTTTGCACCAGCGGGATAATGAGCGACTGCTTAAAACATTGCAAAAATTGCGAGACCTCGGCAATACCCTAATTGTTGTGGAGCATGACGAAGACACGATGCGGGCTGCCGACCACATTATTGATATTGGCCCAAAAGCAGGTGTCCATGGTGGTGATATCGTTTTTGCCGGGACATTCAATAAATTTCTCAAAAATAAAAAATCCCTCACGGCAGCGTATCTATCCGGTCAGCGCAAAATCGAAACGCCAGAGGAGCGACGGGAAGGAAATGGCGGCAAGCTTGTGCTGACAAACTGTCGTAAAAATAATTTACAGGGTGTTGATGTAGAGATTCCCCTGGGCAAATTGGTTTGTGTAACGGGGGTTTCGGGTTCGGGTAAATCCACTCTAATGAATGAATTACTTTATCCAGCCTTGCAACACAGCCTCAATAAAAATATTCCGTTTCCGAAGGACTTGGATGCCGTTAAGGGCCTAAAGTCTATCGATAAGGTAATCGTCATTGATCAGTCACCCATCGGTCGCACCCCTCGCTCTAACCCCGCTACCTACACTGGAATTTTTGACCCAATTCGGACTCTATTTGCTGAGGCAGTGGAAGCGAAAACCCGAGGTTACAAAAAGGGTCGTTTTTCGTTCAATGTGAAAGGTGGTCGCTGTGAAGCCTGTTCTGGTCAGGGCGTAAATGTGATCGAAATGAATTTCTTGCCCGATGTTTATGTGCAATGCGATGTGTGCAAAGGTGCGAGGTATAACCGAGAAACTTTGCAGGTGAAATTCAAAGGCTACTCTATCGCTGATGTTCTGAATATGACAGTGGAAGAAGCTTTAGGCGTATTTGAAAATATTACAGCGGCGGCGAATCGATTGCAGACATTGATGGATGTGGGCTTAAATTACGTCAAGCTTGGACAACCTGCTCCAACCCTTTCTGGGGGTGAAGCACAACGCGTGAAATTAGCCTCAGAATTATCGCGCCGAGCTACGGGCAAAACCCTTTATCTAATTGATGAACCAACCACAGGTTTATCTTTTTATGATGTGCACCATTTACTCAATGTCTTGCAACGATTGGTGGACAAAGGCAATTCAGTATTGGTGATTGAACATAACCTTGATGTGATTCGCTGTAGTGATTGGTTAATTGATTTAGGCCCAGAAGGGGGCGATCGCGGTGGGGAGATTATTACAGTCGGGACACCGGAAGATGTAATCAAATGCAAGCGATCTCACACCGCAAAATTTCTTAAGCCACTTTTGTCGTCAGTAGGTGAATGA
- a CDS encoding DUF4174 domain-containing protein — MALSARNLYRYNSSDSDCAVVLIGKDGGTKLRSSTLINLNPIFSEIDSIPMRQKEMGEHLTKIY, encoded by the coding sequence ATCGCCTTATCTGCCAGAAATTTATATCGCTACAATTCCAGTGATAGTGATTGTGCTGTTGTATTAATTGGCAAAGATGGTGGCACAAAACTACGCAGCTCTACTCTAATTAATCTAAATCCTATCTTTTCTGAAATTGACTCCATACCAATGCGCCAAAAGGAAATGGGAGAGCATTTGACAAAGATTTATTGA
- a CDS encoding divergent PAP2 family protein: MQELSSVFHNQILIVALAACISAQMLKIPIDLIRYKKADLRSLFSAGGMPSAHSALVGALATSVGQTKGWDSAEFAIACLFAVIVMYDAAGVRQAAGKQARILNQIIEDMFQEQEFKEEKLKELLGHTPVQVLVGLSLGISIAFLANTQFV; the protein is encoded by the coding sequence ATGCAAGAACTCAGCTCCGTTTTTCATAACCAGATTTTGATCGTGGCACTGGCTGCCTGTATCAGCGCCCAAATGTTAAAAATTCCTATCGACTTAATTCGCTATAAAAAAGCGGATCTTCGGTCTCTTTTTAGTGCTGGAGGAATGCCTAGTGCGCATTCCGCTCTCGTTGGTGCTCTAGCGACTAGCGTGGGTCAAACAAAAGGGTGGGATAGCGCCGAGTTTGCGATCGCCTGTTTGTTTGCCGTGATCGTTATGTATGATGCCGCTGGAGTCCGCCAGGCCGCGGGGAAACAAGCCCGTATTCTGAATCAGATCATCGAAGACATGTTCCAAGAGCAGGAATTTAAAGAAGAAAAACTCAAGGAGCTTTTAGGCCATACACCAGTACAAGTGCTTGTGGGACTTTCTCTCGGTATTTCTATTGCTTTTCTTGCGAACACCCAGTTTGTGTAG